A region of Micromonospora chokoriensis DNA encodes the following proteins:
- a CDS encoding AraC-like ligand-binding domain-containing protein, translating to MLPRDTIDTTVLPPAERFGMWLDLVARTSAPLRIRSAHSDDFAARADFIDLSPVQLVQYEYPSLDATRGRKQVRQSDPELYILALTTGGVGTSSQDGHRSEIQAGEFTFYDASRPHDVCHHATEPERDQATSIITMIPHAALPLPPQRMAALYGGRMSGSEGIGALLAQFLVQVTGHPEQYHAADASRLGAIGLDLATTMLGRHLVAEDAVPAEVRRRALLAQVQAYVHRHLGDATLNPGVVADAHHISVRSLHRLFEAEESTVASYIRDLRLTRCRRDLSDPALRNQPVQTIAARWGFPDKAHFSRAFRAAYGVSPQEHRDTASHPARIVNGAASVVNSRRAD from the coding sequence ATGTTGCCGAGAGACACCATCGACACCACAGTCCTGCCACCGGCCGAACGGTTCGGCATGTGGCTGGACCTGGTCGCCCGCACCTCGGCACCGCTGCGCATCCGGTCCGCGCACAGCGACGACTTCGCCGCGCGCGCCGACTTCATCGACCTCAGCCCGGTCCAACTGGTGCAGTACGAGTACCCGTCCCTGGACGCCACCCGGGGCCGCAAGCAGGTCCGTCAGTCCGACCCGGAGCTCTACATCCTCGCCCTCACGACCGGCGGTGTCGGCACGTCCAGCCAGGACGGCCACCGCAGCGAGATCCAGGCCGGCGAGTTCACCTTCTACGACGCGTCCCGGCCGCACGACGTCTGCCACCACGCGACGGAGCCGGAACGGGACCAGGCGACCTCGATCATCACGATGATCCCCCACGCCGCGCTGCCGCTGCCGCCGCAGCGGATGGCCGCGCTCTACGGCGGCCGGATGTCCGGCAGCGAGGGGATCGGGGCGCTGCTGGCGCAGTTCCTCGTCCAGGTGACCGGGCACCCCGAGCAGTACCATGCCGCCGACGCGAGCCGGCTCGGCGCGATCGGGCTCGACCTGGCCACCACCATGCTCGGCCGACACCTGGTCGCCGAGGACGCCGTACCCGCCGAGGTGCGCCGCCGGGCACTGCTCGCCCAGGTGCAGGCGTACGTCCACCGGCACCTGGGCGACGCGACCCTCAACCCCGGGGTCGTCGCCGACGCCCACCACATCTCGGTGCGGTCCCTGCACCGACTGTTCGAGGCCGAAGAGAGCACTGTGGCGTCGTACATCCGCGATCTGCGGCTGACCCGGTGCCGACGCGACCTGTCCGACCCGGCGCTGCGCAACCAACCGGTGCAGACCATCGCGGCACGGTGGGGCTTCCCCGACAAAGCCCACTTCAGCCGGGCGTTCCGGGCAGCCTACGGGGTGAGCCCGCAGGAACATCGCGACACCGCCTCGCATCCGGCGCGGATCGTCAACGGCGCGGCGTCCGTGGTCAACTCGAGGCGGGCAGACTGA
- a CDS encoding MFS transporter — protein MTTTTTPAPRAGRREWTGLTVLMLPLLLVSMDVSVLYFAVPFISAELRPTATEQLWIFDIYGFVLAGLLITMGALGDRIGRRRLLLIGATAFGAASLLAAYADSTATLIAARALLGVGGATLMPSTLALVRNMFHDARQRGTAVAVWTATLTGGIAVGPVLSGVLLEHFWWGSIFLINIPAMLMLLLLAPLLVPEFRNPATGRFDLISAALSLGALLPVIYGIKEMARDGVSPLRVLAIVGGLLVGALFLHRQRTRAYPMVDLRLFRRRGFGGALAVNLLAMFALVGFAIFTTQHLQLVLGLSPLRAALWSLVPSLAVGGVAPAAAALAHRVERAYLIGAGFGIAAVGFVVLTRVTPETPLWLLLVGASVYAGGLVMVMSLVTELVLGAAPPEQAGVASALTESSSELGGALGMAILGSVGAAVYRREIVDGLPAGLPADTGDAARETLGGALAVAQGLPADLADGVRHVAAVAFTDGLHLAAYAAMAVMLLGAVTALVALRGVRPADSTALAAEPTGPVDPSLSSVSR, from the coding sequence ATGACGACCACCACCACACCGGCACCGCGAGCGGGTCGGCGGGAGTGGACCGGGCTCACGGTGCTGATGCTTCCGCTGCTCCTGGTCTCGATGGACGTGTCGGTGCTCTACTTCGCCGTCCCGTTCATCAGCGCGGAGTTGCGCCCCACCGCCACCGAGCAGCTCTGGATCTTCGACATCTACGGCTTCGTGCTGGCCGGGCTGCTCATCACCATGGGCGCCCTCGGCGACCGGATCGGCCGACGTCGACTCCTGCTCATCGGCGCCACCGCCTTCGGGGCGGCGTCACTGCTGGCCGCGTACGCCGACAGCACCGCGACGCTGATCGCCGCCCGCGCCCTGCTCGGTGTCGGCGGGGCCACCCTGATGCCCTCGACCCTCGCCCTGGTGCGCAATATGTTCCACGACGCCAGGCAGCGCGGCACCGCCGTCGCCGTCTGGACCGCCACCCTCACCGGCGGCATCGCGGTCGGCCCCGTGCTCAGCGGCGTCCTGCTGGAGCACTTCTGGTGGGGCTCGATCTTCCTGATCAACATCCCCGCGATGCTGATGCTGCTCCTGCTCGCCCCGCTCCTGGTGCCCGAGTTCCGCAACCCGGCGACCGGGCGGTTCGACCTGATCAGCGCGGCGCTGTCGCTCGGCGCGCTGCTGCCGGTGATCTACGGCATCAAGGAGATGGCGCGCGACGGCGTCAGCCCGCTGCGGGTGCTCGCCATCGTCGGCGGCCTGCTGGTGGGCGCGCTCTTCCTGCACCGCCAGCGGACCCGGGCGTACCCGATGGTCGACCTCCGGCTGTTCCGCCGTCGCGGCTTCGGCGGGGCGCTCGCGGTCAACCTGCTGGCGATGTTCGCCCTCGTCGGCTTCGCCATCTTCACCACCCAGCACCTCCAGCTGGTGCTCGGCCTGAGCCCGCTGCGGGCGGCACTGTGGAGCCTCGTGCCGTCCCTCGCCGTGGGCGGAGTCGCGCCGGCCGCCGCCGCCCTCGCCCACCGCGTCGAGCGGGCGTACCTGATCGGTGCGGGCTTCGGGATCGCCGCGGTCGGCTTCGTGGTGTTGACCCGGGTCACGCCGGAGACACCACTGTGGCTGCTCCTCGTCGGCGCCAGTGTGTACGCGGGTGGCCTGGTGATGGTGATGTCCCTCGTCACCGAGCTCGTCCTCGGCGCGGCGCCGCCCGAGCAGGCCGGTGTCGCGTCGGCGCTGACCGAGTCCAGCAGCGAACTGGGTGGTGCGCTGGGAATGGCGATCCTGGGCAGCGTGGGCGCGGCGGTCTACCGCCGCGAGATCGTCGACGGCCTGCCGGCCGGGCTGCCCGCCGACACCGGCGACGCGGCCCGGGAGACGCTGGGCGGCGCGCTCGCCGTCGCCCAGGGGCTGCCGGCGGACCTGGCCGACGGGGTACGACACGTCGCCGCCGTCGCGTTCACCGACGGGCTGCACCTGGCCGCGTACGCCGCCATGGCGGTGATGCTGCTGGGCGCGGTCACCGCGCTGGTCGCCCTGCGCGGCGTCCGACCGGCCGACTCCACGGCACTGGCCGCCGAGCCGACCGGTCCGGTCGACCCCTCGCTGTCGTCGGTCAGTCGTTGA
- a CDS encoding TetR/AcrR family transcriptional regulator produces MAAKTDDSGPKLPPAIESAWGLRERPPKGPRPGMSVPTIVDAAVRVADADGLAAVSMSRVAKELGAATMALYRYVGSKDELLLLMVDAGYGPSPGPPAPQDDWRAGLTRWAWAEHEVLRQRTWLLHVPISGPPITPQQLGWLEDGLRCLDGTTLGESEKMSVLLLITGYVRNEATLTSQIAEGAQASGVTPSEMMPAYNRMLARLIDPARFPALHRVLGAGVLKQDDDPDDEFVFGLDRILDGVEALIRRRAA; encoded by the coding sequence GTGGCGGCGAAGACAGACGACAGCGGGCCGAAACTCCCGCCGGCCATCGAGAGCGCCTGGGGGCTGCGAGAACGCCCACCCAAGGGCCCCCGGCCGGGCATGAGCGTGCCCACCATCGTGGACGCCGCCGTGCGCGTGGCCGACGCCGACGGCCTGGCAGCCGTGTCGATGAGCCGGGTGGCCAAGGAGTTGGGCGCCGCCACCATGGCCCTCTACCGGTACGTCGGCTCGAAGGACGAGCTGCTGCTGCTCATGGTGGACGCCGGCTACGGCCCGTCCCCCGGCCCGCCCGCACCGCAGGACGACTGGCGTGCCGGGCTGACCCGCTGGGCCTGGGCCGAGCACGAGGTGCTGCGGCAACGGACCTGGCTGCTGCACGTGCCGATCAGCGGCCCGCCGATCACCCCGCAGCAGCTCGGCTGGCTGGAGGACGGGCTGCGCTGCCTCGACGGCACCACGCTCGGCGAGAGCGAGAAGATGTCGGTGCTCCTCCTGATCACCGGGTACGTCCGCAACGAGGCCACCCTCACGTCGCAGATCGCCGAGGGCGCCCAGGCATCCGGCGTCACGCCGAGCGAGATGATGCCCGCCTACAACCGGATGCTGGCCCGGCTCATCGACCCGGCCCGCTTCCCGGCGCTGCACCGGGTGCTGGGCGCCGGTGTGCTCAAACAGGACGACGACCCGGACGACGAATTCGTCTTCGGCCTGGACCGGATCCTCGACGGAGTCGAGGCACTGATCCGACGCCGAGCAGCCTGA
- a CDS encoding RecQ family ATP-dependent DNA helicase produces the protein MKLSTHSMTLRRAARSLFGWKALRPNQLAAMRAVMKRRDALVVLPTGAGKSAIYQIPASLIPGPTVVISPLLALQQDQIAALNERQRPELRAVRISSNESAAQQAEAITEVREGRAEFLFITPEQLSNPDRMAEVASLKPALVAIDEAHCISAWGHDFRPDYLALGHLIEGLGRPPVVALTATASPPVRDDIIARLRLRDPDVVISGLDRPNLFLEVAHCPDEDYRWRRLMTLLRDEGRPGIIYVPTRRSSEELAARLTDAGFPALSYHGGMPVGARAELHEAFLADEVPIMVATSAFGMGIDKPNIAWVVHMALPDSPDSYFQEIGRAGRDGQPARVLLLWRAEDVGLQRFFSGGLPDADELRDLAALLRRKPATKTELREATGLGPRKLGQYLALLEQVGAAEPRARQRIGAPRYSPTPTDAATAALTEAERQQTVTRSRTDMMRAFAETTACRGQTLLAYFGEQMTDVCGHCDNCHNGTSVADQGAVGPFPVHSRVRHPEWGQGLVLSYEDDKMTVLFDEVGYKTLSVRVVSEQGLLTLD, from the coding sequence ATGAAACTGTCCACGCATTCGATGACGTTGCGCCGCGCGGCCCGGAGCCTCTTCGGCTGGAAGGCACTGCGGCCCAACCAGTTGGCCGCCATGCGCGCGGTGATGAAGCGACGTGACGCCCTGGTGGTGTTGCCCACCGGCGCCGGCAAGTCGGCCATCTACCAGATCCCGGCCAGCCTGATCCCCGGCCCCACCGTGGTGATCTCTCCGCTGCTGGCGCTCCAACAGGACCAGATCGCCGCCCTCAACGAACGGCAGCGCCCCGAGCTGCGGGCGGTGCGGATCAGCTCGAACGAGTCGGCCGCCCAGCAGGCCGAGGCGATCACCGAGGTCCGCGAGGGCCGGGCCGAGTTCCTGTTCATCACCCCGGAGCAACTCAGCAACCCCGACCGGATGGCCGAGGTCGCCTCGCTGAAGCCGGCGCTGGTGGCGATCGACGAGGCGCACTGCATCTCCGCGTGGGGGCACGACTTCCGCCCCGACTACCTGGCGCTCGGGCACCTCATCGAAGGCCTCGGTCGGCCGCCGGTGGTCGCGCTCACCGCCACCGCCTCCCCGCCGGTCCGCGACGACATCATCGCCCGCCTGCGCCTGCGCGATCCGGACGTGGTCATCTCCGGGCTGGACCGGCCCAACCTCTTCCTGGAGGTCGCGCACTGCCCGGACGAGGACTACCGGTGGCGGCGTCTGATGACGCTGCTGCGCGACGAGGGGCGGCCGGGAATCATCTACGTGCCGACCCGCCGTTCCTCGGAGGAGTTAGCCGCCCGGCTGACCGACGCCGGCTTCCCGGCGCTGTCGTACCACGGCGGGATGCCGGTCGGGGCGCGCGCGGAGCTGCACGAGGCGTTCCTCGCCGACGAGGTCCCCATCATGGTGGCGACCTCGGCGTTCGGGATGGGCATCGACAAGCCGAACATCGCCTGGGTGGTGCACATGGCGCTGCCCGACTCGCCGGACAGCTACTTCCAGGAGATCGGCCGGGCCGGTCGCGACGGGCAGCCGGCCCGGGTGCTGCTGCTGTGGCGGGCCGAGGACGTGGGTCTGCAACGGTTCTTCAGCGGCGGTCTGCCCGACGCCGACGAGTTGCGCGACCTGGCCGCGTTGCTGCGTCGCAAGCCGGCCACCAAGACCGAGCTGCGCGAGGCCACCGGGCTCGGGCCGCGCAAGCTGGGCCAGTATCTGGCCCTGCTGGAGCAGGTCGGTGCCGCCGAGCCGCGCGCCCGCCAGCGCATCGGCGCCCCGCGCTACTCCCCCACGCCGACCGACGCCGCCACGGCGGCACTGACCGAGGCGGAGCGTCAGCAGACGGTCACGCGGTCCCGCACCGACATGATGCGGGCCTTCGCCGAGACCACCGCCTGTCGGGGGCAGACCCTGCTGGCCTACTTCGGCGAGCAGATGACCGACGTCTGCGGCCACTGCGACAACTGCCACAACGGCACCAGCGTCGCCGACCAGGGCGCGGTCGGCCCGTTCCCGGTGCACAGCCGGGTGCGTCACCCGGAGTGGGGCCAGGGCCTGGTGCTCTCCTACGAGGACGACAAGATGACGGTTCTCTTCGACGAGGTCGGGTACAAGACGTTGTCGGTGCGCGTGGTGTCCGAACAGGGCCTGCTGACCCTGGACTAG
- a CDS encoding TIGR03557 family F420-dependent LLM class oxidoreductase has protein sequence MRIGYFLSSEELTPAELLEQAQGAERAGFEALWISDHYHPWVDAQGQSPFVWSMIGALSQVCALPVTTAVTCPTVRIHPAVIAQAAATSAVLHGGRFVLGVGTGEALNEHIFGDAWPQADVRLEMLEEAVAVIRELWGGGFVNHHGTHYTVEHARIYTLPDTPPPIYVSGFGPKAIDLAARIGDGYVSTVPDGEMVRRFRENGGGDKPCQAGFKAAYADSEDEGMRIAYERWPNAGVPGELSQVLPSPRHFEQASELVEPEMLKEAFVCGNSVDAHLEMIDKYAKAGFDEVYVANTGPHHQGLFDLYQREVLPRLR, from the coding sequence ATGAGGATCGGATACTTTCTGTCCAGTGAGGAGCTCACGCCAGCCGAGTTGCTGGAGCAGGCGCAGGGTGCCGAACGGGCCGGCTTCGAAGCGCTGTGGATCTCCGACCACTACCACCCCTGGGTCGACGCCCAGGGCCAGAGCCCTTTCGTCTGGTCGATGATCGGCGCGCTCAGCCAGGTCTGCGCACTGCCGGTGACCACCGCGGTGACCTGCCCGACCGTCCGGATCCACCCGGCTGTGATCGCGCAGGCGGCGGCGACCAGCGCGGTGCTGCACGGCGGGCGGTTCGTGCTCGGCGTCGGCACCGGCGAGGCGCTCAACGAGCACATCTTCGGTGACGCCTGGCCGCAGGCGGACGTCCGCCTGGAGATGCTGGAGGAGGCCGTCGCGGTGATCCGCGAGCTGTGGGGCGGCGGGTTCGTCAACCACCACGGCACGCACTACACCGTCGAACACGCGCGGATCTACACGTTGCCCGACACTCCCCCGCCGATCTACGTCTCCGGCTTCGGCCCGAAGGCGATCGACCTCGCCGCGCGCATCGGCGACGGCTACGTGAGCACCGTGCCCGACGGCGAGATGGTCCGGCGTTTCCGCGAGAACGGTGGCGGTGACAAGCCGTGCCAGGCCGGCTTCAAGGCGGCGTACGCCGACAGCGAGGACGAGGGGATGCGCATCGCGTACGAGCGGTGGCCGAACGCGGGGGTGCCCGGCGAGCTGTCCCAGGTGCTGCCCTCACCACGGCACTTCGAGCAGGCCTCCGAGCTGGTCGAGCCGGAGATGTTGAAGGAGGCGTTCGTCTGCGGGAACAGCGTGGACGCGCACCTGGAGATGATCGACAAGTACGCCAAGGCCGGCTTCGACGAGGTCTACGTGGCCAACACCGGCCCGCACCACCAGGGCCTGTTCGACCTCTACCAGCGCGAGGTCCTGCCCCGCCTGCGCTGA
- a CDS encoding glycoside hydrolase family 3 protein gives MTTPAGHLPALAAAVLQPGFVGTTPPPWVCRWLGEGLGAVVLFARNVVDPAQVAALTATLRAERPDIIVAIDEEAGDVTRLESVHGSTRPGNFALGAVDDPELTEAVARDLGVELAAAGVTLNYAPDADVNSNPDNPVIGVRSFGADPALVARHTAAWVRGLQAGGVAACAKHFPGHGDTRVDSHHDLPRITADRDRLDACELAPFRAAVAAGAQAVMTGHLLVPALDPQLPATLSQRILGGLLRDEMGFSGVVVTDAIEMRAVADRYGFAGATVRALAAGADAICIGGERADEEAARELRDAIVAAVVSGDLPEERLAEAAKRVGQLAAWTMAARTAGSAGRRDTADVGLVAARRAVRVTASRSATDALPLTRAAYVVEFEPLRNIAIGAETPWGIGAPLGELLPGTSTVRYAEPDVPADPGAAAGTRPLVLVVRDLHRHDWMRSAVHRALAARPDAVVVELGVPELVTGSVHLATHGATRASGWAAAEVLTGAR, from the coding sequence GTGACCACCCCCGCGGGCCACCTCCCGGCGCTCGCCGCCGCCGTCCTGCAACCCGGGTTCGTCGGCACCACCCCGCCACCGTGGGTGTGCCGATGGCTCGGTGAGGGCCTCGGCGCTGTGGTGCTCTTCGCCCGCAACGTCGTCGACCCCGCACAGGTGGCGGCGCTCACCGCGACGCTGCGCGCGGAACGGCCGGACATCATCGTCGCGATCGACGAGGAGGCCGGCGACGTCACCCGGCTCGAATCGGTGCACGGCAGTACCCGGCCCGGCAACTTCGCCCTCGGCGCGGTCGACGACCCGGAGCTGACCGAGGCGGTCGCCCGGGACCTCGGCGTCGAGCTGGCCGCGGCCGGAGTGACCCTCAACTACGCCCCGGACGCCGACGTCAACTCCAACCCGGACAACCCGGTGATCGGCGTGCGCTCCTTCGGCGCCGACCCGGCGCTGGTCGCGCGGCACACCGCCGCCTGGGTACGCGGGCTCCAGGCCGGTGGCGTGGCCGCCTGCGCCAAGCACTTCCCGGGCCACGGCGACACCCGCGTCGACTCCCACCACGACCTGCCGCGGATCACCGCCGACCGGGACCGGCTCGACGCCTGCGAGCTGGCTCCGTTCCGGGCCGCCGTGGCCGCCGGCGCGCAGGCGGTGATGACCGGCCACCTGCTGGTACCGGCGCTCGACCCGCAGCTGCCGGCCACGCTGAGCCAGCGCATCCTGGGCGGGCTGCTCCGCGACGAGATGGGCTTCTCCGGTGTGGTGGTGACCGACGCGATCGAGATGCGCGCCGTCGCCGACCGGTACGGCTTCGCCGGGGCGACCGTCCGCGCCCTGGCGGCGGGGGCCGACGCGATCTGCATCGGCGGCGAGCGGGCCGACGAGGAGGCGGCGCGCGAGCTGCGCGACGCCATCGTCGCCGCCGTCGTCTCCGGTGACCTTCCCGAGGAGCGACTCGCCGAGGCCGCCAAGCGGGTCGGACAACTGGCCGCCTGGACGATGGCCGCCCGCACCGCCGGGTCGGCCGGGCGGCGCGACACCGCCGACGTCGGGCTGGTCGCCGCCCGCCGCGCCGTCCGGGTAACCGCCTCCCGGAGCGCCACGGACGCGCTGCCGCTGACCCGCGCGGCGTACGTCGTCGAGTTCGAGCCACTGCGCAACATCGCCATCGGCGCGGAGACCCCGTGGGGGATCGGCGCTCCCCTGGGCGAGTTGCTGCCCGGCACCAGCACGGTCCGCTACGCCGAGCCCGATGTGCCGGCCGACCCCGGTGCCGCAGCGGGCACCCGCCCACTGGTTCTGGTGGTCCGCGACCTGCACCGGCACGACTGGATGCGCTCCGCCGTGCACCGCGCGTTGGCCGCCCGGCCGGACGCGGTGGTGGTCGAGCTGGGCGTGCCGGAGCTGGTGACCGGCTCGGTGCACCTGGCCACCCACGGCGCCACCCGGGCCAGCGGCTGGGCCGCCGCGGAGGTGCTGACCGGCGCCCGCTGA